One genomic segment of Streptococcus salivarius includes these proteins:
- a CDS encoding carbonic anhydrase, with product MNKKSFKLIGLVALVASTILLVACQSDTKTESSKSKDVQWGYTDATGPDHWGDLSKDYKLSKNGKEQSPINITGAEDVDLPELNLNNQESEAQVENNGHTIEVSFKNPKNTLTIGDDVYKLQQFHFHAPSENEIDGQTYPLEGHFVYKTDNGKITVVSVLYNYGDENQALKQIWDKMPQAANTETELSQPISLDDFYPEDKDYYNFEGSLTTPPCTEGVNWIVFKNQETVSKEQVEKFTQTLGFKNNRPIQDTNGRQIKE from the coding sequence ATGAATAAGAAAAGTTTTAAACTAATTGGATTAGTAGCTCTCGTAGCAAGTACTATCCTACTCGTAGCCTGCCAGTCTGATACCAAAACTGAATCCTCAAAGTCCAAGGACGTTCAATGGGGTTATACTGATGCTACTGGTCCAGACCATTGGGGTGACCTTTCTAAAGATTATAAACTCAGCAAAAATGGTAAAGAACAATCTCCGATCAATATCACCGGAGCTGAGGACGTTGATCTTCCAGAACTAAACCTTAATAATCAAGAATCAGAGGCTCAAGTTGAAAATAACGGGCATACAATTGAAGTCAGCTTTAAAAATCCAAAGAATACCCTAACGATTGGTGATGATGTCTATAAATTACAGCAGTTCCATTTTCACGCACCTAGTGAGAATGAAATTGATGGTCAGACTTATCCTCTAGAGGGTCACTTCGTCTACAAGACTGATAATGGGAAAATCACAGTTGTCTCAGTTCTCTATAATTATGGCGATGAAAATCAAGCCTTAAAACAAATCTGGGATAAGATGCCTCAGGCTGCTAATACTGAAACCGAGTTGTCTCAACCTATCTCACTAGATGATTTCTATCCTGAAGACAAGGACTACTACAACTTCGAAGGTTCCTTGACAACACCACCATGTACTGAGGGTGTTAACTGGATTGTCTTCAAGAATCAAGAAACCGTTAGTAAGGAACAAGTGGAGAAATTCACTCAAACCCTTGGATTTAAAAATAACCGTCCTATCCAAGATACAAACGGTCGACAAATTAAAGAATAA
- a CDS encoding GNAT family N-acetyltransferase, giving the protein MIIKHTRDTLSETYLDAVAIRNTVFVKGQGVPRSIEIDANEAYCIHFVLYDDKGKAAATVRLLPNKDLTQLTLQRMAVLDAYQGQGLGSILLKEAEDFAQEQGFQTISLHAQLSALKFYLNNGYQEVGNIFEEAGIQHITVEKSLISKKA; this is encoded by the coding sequence ATGATTATCAAACATACAAGAGATACACTCTCAGAAACTTACCTCGATGCCGTAGCCATCCGAAACACTGTTTTTGTTAAGGGGCAAGGTGTTCCTCGCTCCATTGAGATTGATGCGAATGAAGCCTACTGCATCCACTTTGTTCTATATGATGACAAAGGCAAGGCTGCAGCAACCGTACGCCTACTACCGAATAAAGACTTGACTCAGCTTACCCTCCAACGTATGGCGGTGCTCGATGCCTACCAAGGTCAAGGTCTGGGGAGCATTCTCCTAAAAGAAGCTGAAGATTTTGCACAAGAACAAGGCTTCCAGACTATTTCTCTCCATGCTCAACTCAGTGCACTTAAGTTCTACCTCAATAATGGCTATCAAGAAGTCGGTAACATCTTTGAAGAAGCTGGTATCCAACACATTACTGTAGAAAAATCCTTAATAAGTAAAAAAGCTTAA
- a CDS encoding serine hydrolase domain-containing protein has product MTNFQQTLSTITDYIKADIFPGASLALYDGQDWQEHYLGTQDGTIPVVPGLTYDLASVSKVVGVGTLCLFYLQAGKLDLDEKLSTYYPEVVDKTLTLRQLLSHSSGIDPFIPNRDDLDQAGLIAAINAIKVKADKPFLYTDINFILLGLMLEKVSGQTLDKLFDSEIFQPFGMSETQFGPVEVAVPTVKGVTGGTVHDPKARVLKEHTGSAGLFSTLKDLEIFVNHYLTDDFAKNMTQNISQSNKERSVAWDLQGEWILHTGYTGTFVLINIPRQRAAIFLSNRTYYKDERAQWIKDRDVLIEIMKKELIRETVE; this is encoded by the coding sequence ATGACTAATTTTCAACAAACATTGTCAACAATTACAGACTACATCAAGGCTGACATCTTTCCAGGTGCCAGCCTTGCACTTTATGACGGACAAGATTGGCAGGAGCATTATCTAGGAACTCAGGATGGAACTATTCCGGTAGTTCCAGGACTTACCTATGATCTAGCTAGTGTTTCCAAGGTAGTCGGAGTTGGGACCCTCTGTCTTTTCTACTTGCAAGCGGGAAAATTGGACTTGGATGAGAAACTATCGACCTATTATCCTGAAGTTGTGGATAAGACGTTAACCCTTCGTCAGCTTCTTTCTCACAGTAGCGGAATTGATCCTTTTATTCCAAATCGTGATGACTTAGACCAAGCTGGCTTGATTGCTGCTATTAATGCCATCAAAGTTAAGGCTGATAAACCTTTCTTGTATACAGATATAAATTTTATTCTCCTAGGTTTGATGCTTGAAAAAGTCTCTGGACAAACACTGGATAAGCTCTTTGACTCCGAGATTTTTCAACCGTTTGGTATGTCTGAAACACAGTTTGGCCCAGTTGAGGTAGCTGTTCCAACAGTTAAGGGGGTTACGGGAGGGACTGTTCATGATCCCAAGGCTCGAGTTCTCAAAGAACATACAGGTTCAGCAGGTCTCTTTTCAACACTAAAAGACTTAGAGATTTTTGTTAACCATTATTTGACGGATGATTTTGCTAAAAATATGACGCAGAATATCAGCCAATCCAACAAGGAACGCAGTGTCGCTTGGGACCTCCAAGGCGAGTGGATTCTTCACACTGGTTATACAGGTACCTTTGTGCTTATCAATATCCCTCGTCAACGTGCGGCGATTTTCCTCAGTAATCGTACTTACTACAAGGATGAGAGAGCTCAATGGATTAAGGACAGAGATGTTTTAATTGAGATAATGAAGAAGGAGCTGATTCGTGAAACGGTCGAGTAG
- a CDS encoding CppA family protein codes for MTQSGNFKFHTPIFRVNNRQENIDFYQNTLGFKLLTEENALAVFTDWTDRNSLFVIEESPAYRCRAVEGPKKINKVVIKVSNPLEIEYLLARDDHQAKAIFQGEKGYAFETISPENGLILMHAEDDLSTLKTVEYADVEEKEDFKGVSDFTVESLTLNVVDTAQAAFFYDNLFGEELPLSIHFEKAEGPDLQVSPDQTWDLEILEFKVAEDYDLVALHDKLEKEQFSSYLDSKGNLLALTDMSNIEVWFTK; via the coding sequence ATGACGCAATCAGGGAATTTTAAGTTTCACACACCAATTTTTCGTGTAAATAACAGACAAGAAAATATTGATTTTTACCAAAATACATTAGGATTTAAGCTTTTGACTGAGGAAAATGCCCTTGCGGTCTTCACAGATTGGACAGACCGTAACTCACTTTTTGTGATTGAGGAGTCACCAGCTTATCGTTGTCGCGCTGTTGAAGGTCCTAAGAAAATTAATAAAGTGGTCATTAAAGTTTCAAATCCACTTGAGATTGAGTACCTTTTGGCGCGTGATGATCACCAAGCCAAGGCTATTTTCCAAGGGGAAAAGGGGTATGCCTTTGAAACAATCTCACCTGAGAATGGTCTTATTTTGATGCATGCCGAAGATGACTTGTCTACTCTTAAGACAGTTGAATACGCAGATGTTGAAGAAAAAGAAGATTTCAAAGGAGTGTCAGACTTTACGGTTGAGTCTTTGACCTTGAACGTTGTTGATACAGCTCAAGCAGCTTTCTTCTACGATAATCTTTTTGGCGAAGAATTGCCTTTGTCTATCCACTTTGAAAAAGCAGAAGGTCCTGACCTCCAAGTGAGTCCAGACCAGACTTGGGATTTGGAAATTCTAGAGTTTAAGGTAGCAGAAGACTATGACTTGGTTGCCTTGCATGATAAACTTGAAAAAGAACAGTTCTCTAGTTACCTAGACAGCAAAGGGAACTTGCTCGCACTCACTGACATGAGCAATATTGAGGTTTGGTTTACAAAGTAA
- a CDS encoding CPBP family intramembrane glutamic endopeptidase has translation MKTLVNNLAFRHAYQGFFLLLMIAIPNITLGMTTLYNNQTGLTFTKLESWGVIAINLIIFYLTYLWAKSEGLMTRFRLDLKDAKAIIWGFLTIFLMGVIGSNLMLLTHTNYHAELQKTLTTTPILPVTIGMITTAFLQEILFRKWIFTWLAPYSKTAVLVSTGLFCLFHMPTNLAYLTLYIGMGLALSMVYQKRENLSASITLHVLWNLYTLGATILVMTNPM, from the coding sequence ATGAAAACTCTTGTCAATAATCTGGCATTTAGACATGCCTATCAGGGATTTTTTTTACTGCTGATGATAGCTATCCCAAACATCACCTTAGGTATGACAACCTTATATAACAATCAGACTGGATTGACTTTTACGAAGCTTGAAAGCTGGGGAGTCATCGCTATCAATCTCATCATTTTTTACCTTACCTATCTCTGGGCAAAGAGTGAAGGATTGATGACTCGTTTTAGACTAGACCTCAAGGATGCTAAAGCAATTATCTGGGGCTTTCTCACTATCTTCTTGATGGGAGTCATTGGCAGTAATCTTATGCTACTAACCCATACCAACTACCATGCAGAACTTCAAAAGACGCTCACAACAACGCCTATCCTTCCAGTAACCATTGGTATGATTACGACAGCCTTCCTCCAAGAAATCCTCTTTCGCAAGTGGATTTTCACCTGGTTAGCTCCTTATTCGAAAACAGCTGTGCTAGTCAGCACTGGGCTCTTTTGTCTCTTTCATATGCCAACTAATCTTGCCTACCTCACTCTTTATATCGGAATGGGCTTGGCTCTCTCTATGGTCTACCAAAAAAGAGAAAACTTATCTGCAAGTATCACACTTCATGTTTTATGGAATCTTTACACCTTAGGTGCTACCATTCTAGTAATGACTAATCCAATGTGA
- the gla gene encoding aquaglyceroporin Gla codes for MNDFLKEALSHDWIMKYITEFIGTALMVALGNGSVANVELKGTKGNKSGWLVIGFGYGFAVMMPALMFGDVSGNHINPAFTLGLAASGLFSWVAVPGYLIAQLLGAFLGQAIVVWVHQPYYLQTENPNNILGTFSTISAVDDNSDSEENHKRAWLNGFANEFAGSFLLFFGALALTNNYFGHKLVSQAVQYGYDKEAVTGQMANGALAVAHIGVGFLVAALVISFGGATGPALNPARDLMPRLLHHILPTTVLGEHKGDSKWWYAWVPVVAPILAGVLAIALFKFLYL; via the coding sequence ATGAATGATTTTCTAAAAGAAGCGCTCAGTCATGATTGGATTATGAAGTACATTACTGAGTTTATTGGGACAGCTTTGATGGTTGCACTTGGTAATGGTTCGGTTGCCAATGTTGAGCTTAAAGGGACTAAGGGTAATAAGTCTGGATGGCTTGTTATTGGTTTTGGTTATGGTTTTGCGGTAATGATGCCAGCACTTATGTTTGGTGATGTTTCTGGTAACCACATCAACCCAGCCTTCACACTTGGACTTGCTGCATCTGGCTTGTTCTCATGGGTAGCCGTTCCAGGTTACTTGATTGCTCAACTTCTCGGTGCTTTCTTAGGACAAGCTATCGTGGTTTGGGTTCACCAACCTTATTATCTTCAAACTGAGAATCCAAACAACATCCTCGGTACCTTCTCTACAATCTCTGCTGTTGATGATAACTCAGACTCAGAGGAAAATCACAAACGTGCTTGGCTTAATGGTTTTGCCAATGAGTTTGCGGGTTCATTCCTTCTCTTCTTTGGTGCTCTTGCCTTGACTAACAACTACTTTGGTCACAAATTAGTCTCACAAGCAGTTCAATATGGGTATGATAAAGAAGCTGTAACAGGTCAAATGGCTAATGGTGCACTTGCGGTTGCCCACATCGGTGTTGGTTTCTTGGTTGCAGCCTTGGTTATTTCGTTTGGTGGTGCAACAGGTCCAGCTCTTAACCCAGCCCGTGACTTGATGCCACGTCTTCTCCACCACATCTTGCCAACAACAGTTCTTGGTGAGCACAAAGGTGATTCTAAATGGTGGTATGCTTGGGTTCCAGTTGTAGCTCCAATCTTAGCAGGAGTTTTAGCTATAGCTTTGTTCAAGTTCCTCTACCTTTAA